The genomic interval CCCTGTATGATACAAATCTCTCTAATTATATGAGTGTAAGAGTCGGAGGGCAATTTAGCTTCTAAGTGCCTGCGTTATTCAATGGCACTATTAAGCATATCTTGGGATTTTTTAAGTGCATTAAATTGTATATCTTTTAATCGATTGCTCTCAATGCTATTTTGTGATGGTGAAATTGACGCGTTGCTGCGTGTCTTAGAATCTCGCAATTCATTGGGCTGCATACCACGAGGCATTTTTACAAAAATATCCTCATAATTCTTTTTCCCTACGCTATGGCGCACATACACTTCCCCCGTGTTGGTTGAATAAATATAAGTATCTTTCCCATCAGAAAACATTACCCACTCCCCAGCACACAAACTCATCCCAAATAAACACAAAACTATCGCTACTGCTTTCATATCTGCCCCTTGATTACTTAGAGTCTAAAGTAGATTTAAGTCGCTCATAGAGTGCTAAAATCAGCTCTTTTTTCTCATAAAAACTATTTTTATTTGCTATTAAATAAGCGCTTGATTCCATAATAACCTCATCAATTTTGAGATTATTTTGCTTCATTGTCACTCCTGTTTCTACAATATCCACAATCGCATCGCTTAAGCCCACAAGTGGTGCAAGTTCTATTGAGCCATAAAGTTTTAAAGCTTCAATAGAAATTGCTTTGTTGGAGAAATATTTGCGTGTAATATGGGGCATTTTGGTGGCAATTTTAAGCTGTGGCTTTTGATAGTCAATGCTTTTGCCCAATTCAGAACCTACCACAACTTTACATTTGCCAATGCCAAGATTTAAAAGCTTGACTACATTTGCTTGTTGCTCCTCAATCACATCTAATCCTACAATTCCTATATCTACAGCTTGATGAATGACATAAGTTGGCACATCTTGACTACGCACGAGCATAAAAATAAAACCTTGATGCTCCAAAATCAGCTTTCTGTCATCAAAAACAAACTTGCTTCCATATAATCGCTCAAACAATGCTAAACTCTCATTTGCTATACGTCCTTTGGGCAAAGCTACTTTTATCATTTCTCCTCCTTATAAAATCTTGGCTAACTTATTAAATTTGTTTTTCTAAAACTTTTTGCATACCTTTAAACACAAGAGTGTTATCATAAATGGCATTCTCAAAAAAACGCGCGAAAAACTTACCATCACCACCTGTAAAATAAAGTTTTTTGGTGCGTGAGGTATTTTTTATCATTA from Helicobacter hepaticus ATCC 51449 carries:
- the hisG gene encoding ATP phosphoribosyltransferase, producing MIKVALPKGRIANESLALFERLYGSKFVFDDRKLILEHQGFIFMLVRSQDVPTYVIHQAVDIGIVGLDVIEEQQANVVKLLNLGIGKCKVVVGSELGKSIDYQKPQLKIATKMPHITRKYFSNKAISIEALKLYGSIELAPLVGLSDAIVDIVETGVTMKQNNLKIDEVIMESSAYLIANKNSFYEKKELILALYERLKSTLDSK